ACAATTCTACCCCAAAGCCAGAAGGACTTACTTCTGAGGCAGATCCAGACAGAGAATACAGAAGTTTTGTGGACCAAATGAGCGTTAGTTAGTAAGTAAAGCTATTTAGAAATTTCACGTAAAATTTTCTTATAGACATGCAACCTAGCTCTGAGTTTCGCATTGCTTCGGGGCAAGTGGTTCAGCAAAAGGATCAGACAATGGACTTACGAGATTACAACTACAGCGAATGTAAGTATTacgatttttaatttttaaaaaagtttgggaaattcaatttaaatactAACTGCCACTATTACAGATCCAGTGTGCCAACCATCTAGTAGCTGGCAATCCTCTGACCCAATGAGTCAGGACTCGATATCCAGAAATATTTGTGGACAAGGAGAGATGGAATCTTCGTCTTGTCCGCCCGGGCAGATGCCCCAAAACTTTAACCAATACGGCTGTGGTCAATCTCTTCCGGATGCCGGATCGCGATCGGACGAGACGATTGTCAATGATCCCAGTATTTCCAGTTCAGCTGCATATGAGTGTCCTTGCTGCTCCAAGGATGCCAATGGCTGTTGCTCTCAAACTGGTCAGCAAACTGGGTGCTCTCAATGGAATCAGGCTAATCTTGGCCAGCAAGAGCAGATTATTCCTGTGCCAATGGGTGTAGATCCCAGTACAGGATTTCCTATCTACTGTTACTCGACTCCACTAAATTATCCAGGCAATGCAATGTACTCCATGCCAGCGATGCAAATGAATGAAAGTCAAAGGGGAGACGGTGGCCAGAATAATCGGGGAACCGATCGGAAATCCCAAGCTTCTGCCGAATCTTCTGATGAAAATTGTCCTTCAAACGTGGATAGTGCTTCATTCAATCAAAGTTCTAACAACATAGACATGGAGGCCTTCATGCAAAAGTACCAACAGAGTGTTCAGCAGTGTTACGCGACTGCACAACAAGGTAAGAATGATAAGTTTTCTAACGtgaataaaatgtaatatatgaGTTTCAGGAATTCGACAATCATTTGCTAGTGCTCAATCACAGCCGTATTTCAATAACTTCTCGCAGGGAGCTCAACAGTTTTACAACAATGGTACCGGAGGTAAATATGAATTAATAATCTTAAGCCAACTTGATCAATTTTAAATCTTTTATATAGGTACGCAAGCAATGTTTGCCAGCCCCAATCAAGGTATGTTTACttattaagtaattaaatCTCCAACGTATTTTAATATCATCCAATGATTTTAATCCCAAAATCAACATCATTCAGATTGTCAAGGCATGCAACAGGCTTTCAGTTCTTCCTTCGGCGCTCAACAATATCATAACAACGATTGTCTAGGTACAAACTTAGCATATGAACTTTTCAAATAGTTACTGATTCCCGTTTAGGTGCTCATCCATTCCTTTCCCCAACGATGGCAATGGCGTCTTCCAACTGGTTTGCCAGCAATAATGGATTTATGAACGACTCTCTGCAGAACCACACAGTATACTCCTCGGACTACAAACCATTTTCGAACGACGGCAACCACTTTAACCACTTTCCCAatggcatgggcatgggcatggacatgggcatgggcatgggcatgggttTGGCCCCCGAACCCTGTAACATCTACGGTCCAGCTGGATCCCCTGGCCTGGTTGAGATGGGCAACGGTGGTCAAGTCTATGGCATGGGTGGTGCCTGCGAACTGAATATGAACGCATATCCTCTCACTCAAATGAGGTGAGGTGTATTCAAGATACTGAATAATGTAATATTTGAATATCTGCTTCTATCTTCGACAGCTATTCAAGTCCCTACTCGTATAATATGACTGGCTCCACACCGAACTACATTCCCGGATCAGGCGTCCCCATGGCTGCTCCTCAAATGCAAACTAGTCATATAGGTAGTGGAAATGTAGGTTAGTAACAGATAATTGTGctacatatttataatattcCCAATCAACAGTGCAATAGGGCTGAATAGAAACAAAATCCTCACGTGAGATGGCGAAAATGATACAATAACTAATGATtatattaaacaataaaactcttaaacaataaaactacaaaaaaatgaatttataatcTTGACTAGAACAAAGTATGAAACGCTTCATTTCTATGACACATGAAGATGGAAACTTTGTTCAGCACTTGCTTGAAATACAGCTCTTTGAGCCATTAATCCGCATGGTAATGACTCACAGTGTGCAAAGTTCCACCTTCCCAGATCCTGAACTTCGCATGGCAGGCACTTTAAGTCAAAGCTAATTACAGTGAGCTGGTCTATTGATTTTAGCAGTAAAGTACACTAACCTGCGATGGAACCCTCGCATTGGCCAAACAAACGGGCGACATCAGTGACCCACTTTTCGTGCAAAAACCAAGTCGGAAAAGTGGCAGGCGGAAAAAGGGCCAGGCAAACAACGCCCCCAAATGCGAAAGGCCTGTATGTGGAGCGAAAGTGAAACGCAATATGGCCACAAACGACCACATTTTCAGTTTGAGGGGATAGGAGTATCGCTGATACTTGGTTTCACTTGGTTTGTCCAGGAAGAG
This portion of the Drosophila santomea strain STO CAGO 1482 chromosome 3L, Prin_Dsan_1.1, whole genome shotgun sequence genome encodes:
- the LOC120449905 gene encoding ell-associated factor Eaf encodes the protein MNTSEKNDTDSGSLGDEQDQELRQILSLIESLDKTYKANCPNVQELSAQETSEVPKSDQEKAHTSSSKNNSTPKPEGLTSEADPDREYRSFVDQMSVSYSEFRIASGQVVQQKDQTMDLRDYNYSEYPVCQPSSSWQSSDPMSQDSISRNICGQGEMESSSCPPGQMPQNFNQYGCGQSLPDAGSRSDETIVNDPSISSSAAYECPCCSKDANGCCSQTGQQTGCSQWNQANLGQQEQIIPVPMGVDPSTGFPIYCYSTPLNYPGNAMYSMPAMQMNESQRGDGGQNNRGTDRKSQASAESSDENCPSNVDSASFNQSSNNIDMEAFMQKYQQSVQQCYATAQQGIRQSFASAQSQPYFNNFSQGAQQFYNNGTGGTQAMFASPNQDCQGMQQAFSSSFGAQQYHNNDCLGAHPFLSPTMAMASSNWFASNNGFMNDSLQNHTVYSSDYKPFSNDGNHFNHFPNGMGMGMDMGMGMGMGLAPEPCNIYGPAGSPGLVEMGNGGQVYGMGGACELNMNAYPLTQMSYSSPYSYNMTGSTPNYIPGSGVPMAAPQMQTSHIGSGNVDYPNLKSPIQMSLL